The DNA region aagagagaaaaaaaaaatctaaaatttggaataggaagagagaaaatatgTGCTGTgagtaagagaaaaaaattcatGGAGAAACAGTGCCGGAAGTGGGAGGGAAACAAGTCTCTTACTGGGTTATGTGAAATGAGTTTTATGGTGAGTAAATGCATGAAATCAATCGCTGAGTTTTGTGATTGGAAGGCAGAGCAGTTaaatgaagagagaaaatgTCACACGCGATGGCCCATATGACTACTCTGTGTACTAACAGTGGGTGGGCTCCACCATTTTGCCCAAAAATGGAGTTAAAGAGTGAGAGATATAACATAGATttgaaaccaaacacaaattttaaagatatttgAGTTATAGTGGGAATAGAGATATGAGTTATGGGGTTTTAAGATATAAGTTATGAGCAAACCAAATACACCCTTAAATTTCAAGCAAACATGCCCTAAGTGCTTAGAAAAATTAGcaaaactatttaaaaagtctgttgcaaaaaatgaaagaaaagaaaagaaaaaacaatttttttttaaaggtttataaatttttcttttcaagttggGTGCTCCTGAGTCCTGACCACTCTGAATTGCACTTAGCGCTGCCACTAAGGACCCACTTCTTATTTATGAGACCTGAATTGCACTTGGCGCGGCCCCTACGGACTCATTTCTTATTTATGAGACTATTCTTCAAGAAAGCAAACCGCTTTCTTGGAGAAAGCTAACCGCATCATTGATAATTCTGGACCCATCTCTAGCGTTatagccaaaaaagaaaatcctgACCTCATTTTTCTGTTGCAACGTATTCCTCCATATCACGTAGGTACTACTCTAGGAAATGAGACCTTCAATTATTCTTATAGTAGTACTATTTGGCGGCTCCTGGCCTCCAGTGGCTTCTGGCTTCCAAATAATCCCTATCCCAATTTCTTGGCCATGAAGCGTGAGTTTGAGACAAGCGATTATTTGCAATTTTGACTTATTTTAactattatttatgagtcttaatgtatttttttgtactatttatgagttttatagtactatttaattaatttttacttttatttacaatatttttagcaaaaaaatttcaatttcagttaAATAAACTGTTTCTAAACGGACATGAAGTGTGAATTCGAAATGTCTATTATGGTTAACATGGTAAAATGTAAGTAGTTGCATATCACTTATACATgaaattatcttcttcttttttcaccaTTTAGACTAACACATCACAATTGTGATAAAGAAGTTACATAATAGTTTGTTGtactaaattttttctttcttttgctctcTATGTCTAGACAcaatttttattctcttttaatttttcttccacattttttttggcaatttatatattttttttataaaagaaaggCAAGGCATTTGAAGGTTGTTTAAATCTCCATAAGTGAAAGTGCGTCCATCATGAGATCGATGCTATAGTCTAATTATGAGAGGTTGTTCGGTTAAAAGAGCCATAACACTAAGTTTTATTCTGATAGCACGAATCAACATTTAAGaacaatacttttacaacatGATTCCATTACACTGTCACTACTAAGGTTAttctaaacctttttttttttttttttgaatttcaatcTATGATGTCATTCCTAATGATAAGATTATTCTAAACTTCATAACATTGCAGTTTAATAGGTTTAGTAGTATGCtacaaatcaagttttttttgtagtgctGTCACTATCACAATATGGTGTTGGTCCAACTTTATAACATTGAAACATTCAAAGATATCTACCTCAAAATACATGTGTATGAAAACTATATTGCTTTTCTGCActtatatagatttttattaCAACTTATTAACTTCATTACATTTGATTCAGGAAAAGgatttaaagggaaaaaaatcaatacaCGTGAGAATTCCTTTTAAACTTCCATATTTAGCAGTATGCCTTAATAGTACTCCAATAATTTCCGATTTATTAATTACTTCACAATCAACAATGTACACATCCTTTCACATTTTATACTTGAAGCGAAAACGTATGATCAGAGGTAAACTTCAAGACCATGACACACAGTCCAATTTATTAATGATTTATTGTAATTCTCAAACTTATAACATACGTACTAGCAACCATTTCTATGTTATTTATCTTTGGCGTCAGACAGAAACACATCCAAAGATTTTAAAGGGAGATTGAGATGCTAGGATTTAGGGGAGCACATGCAAGAAATTCAGGATCATTCTCCAATATAGCCATTTCTTTCTCACCAAGGGTCACCCATGCCTCAATCCCATCACCCCATGGGGTTTCactgaatattattaaatttctaAATGCAGGGCCAACTTTCCCCATGATACCAACCCAAAATGGCTTCCCCCAGCCAAAATCAATATCGTTAAAAAACCTAAGCCAGCATGTAAACGCACAAACATCTGGTTTTGGCTCTGCAGAAAACATATCTTCTAATTGGTCAAAGTAATTGGAGAAAGCCAAAAAACCTTCATCTCCTTGCAAACTTTCCGCACTATCGCTATCAAACCCTGCGATGGATTCGTTTACAAGGTCCACCAATTCATGCAGCTCTTTCTCTTCCATAGCCAAATCAGCTGCAGCGGGTGCCCACCAAAATATATTTCCAGTAGATGCATCTGACAAGTGTGGCTTCATTCGTGTCCTCAAGTTCACTGCTTGGACCAGTATGGTCATGGATTTATTTTTCGGCCCAACTGATTTGGCTTTAGAAGCTGCCATGCAGTGTTTCCAAATGAAACATGCCAATGCCTCAGTGCGTGTTGGTTTTGGAACTAGTTCGCTTTTCGCTTTGGACCTTAGAGTGGCTATTGCTTTTTCATGGAACACAAACCTTCTCGTAACATAATCACCTTCTTTAAACCACAAGTTATCCATTGTAGTTATATACTTTTGTGGAAGTGAATCTCTTGGTGGAAACATGATTGATCCTTCAGAGAAATTTGGATGTATAACTTTTTCTGGAGACCTAGTAAAGGTGGCAGCCCAAGAATGAAGGAAAATACTCGCAGTTGTTGCATCTGCAACCTTATGTGAGCAGCTCAAGCCGATTGCTATTCCACCACAATCAAAGAGGTTCAATTGAACAGCCATTTGACCTATAGTAGTATTTGTTTCCTTGCAAAAGGCATGGTATGGAACAAATAGACTCAATGAGTCTGTTTCTAGGTGCTTAAGGAACTCGGACATGGAACAATTAACACGAGCTTCCAGAAAGAGAACACCCGTGTCAAATTCATGGATGAAAAGGTTGTCTTTAATGTTCCCAGAAAATGGGTAAAAGATATTGAGGGTGTCTGATAGGGAAGTTTTAAGCTGTGCAATAATTTGGGACATGTCTGGCTTGAGATTGGTCATGGGGTAGAAGAAGACTGTCGGAACA from Castanea sativa cultivar Marrone di Chiusa Pesio chromosome 6, ASM4071231v1 includes:
- the LOC142638989 gene encoding akuammiline synthase 2-like, translating into MMKVEVTIISKETIKPSSPTLHHLKPYKLTLLDQVTPATYVPTVFFYPMTNLKPDMSQIIAQLKTSLSDTLNIFYPFSGNIKDNLFIHEFDTGVLFLEARVNCSMSEFLKHLETDSLSLFVPYHAFCKETNTTIGQMAVQLNLFDCGGIAIGLSCSHKVADATTASIFLHSWAATFTRSPEKVIHPNFSEGSIMFPPRDSLPQKYITTMDNLWFKEGDYVTRRFVFHEKAIATLRSKAKSELVPKPTRTEALACFIWKHCMAASKAKSVGPKNKSMTILVQAVNLRTRMKPHLSDASTGNIFWWAPAAADLAMEEKELHELVDLVNESIAGFDSDSAESLQGDEGFLAFSNYFDQLEDMFSAEPKPDVCAFTCWLRFFNDIDFGWGKPFWVGIMGKVGPAFRNLIIFSETPWGDGIEAWVTLGEKEMAILENDPEFLACAPLNPSISISL